In a single window of the Flavobacteriales bacterium genome:
- a CDS encoding histidine kinase, translating to DGRFVSRKYRDVFNASNTIRSMYGENQEIWISTGSYLYRYDLYKDTLFRLSRNLGLKASETYDITKNKETVILGTKDGLVYFPDSLIEEKRKAPELFLDLIHTDSDTFGIEEEIHLPYNFNNLTIEFTGIHYSSRKDLKFKYRVKELDENWTVTSYNNPRAIFTSLPAGNFNIEIIAMDESGQESKQLTIPLSVESPLWQKGWFYLLSSIFAIAIITLIYSLRIRSLRRKNELEKKLISSQLTALKAQMNPHFMYNALNSIQDLMLSNDHLASNRYLGRFSQLMRKILDASGKEFITIKEECSILNLYLELEKLRFGEEFNYEINVDSTIDDEETMIPPLILQPYVENAMKHGLLHKKGEKELKIRFSKSDHLICIIEDNGIGRKRSDEIKQRHHHSFASDATEKRLELLKNYTRQDFSIEITDLYDNGAAAGTLVTIHFPH from the coding sequence AGATGGCCGCTTTGTATCCAGAAAATACCGGGATGTATTTAATGCATCCAACACCATCCGCTCCATGTACGGAGAAAACCAGGAAATCTGGATTTCGACCGGTAGCTATTTGTACCGTTACGATTTATATAAGGATACACTTTTTCGCTTAAGCAGGAACCTCGGATTAAAAGCATCCGAAACATATGACATCACTAAAAACAAAGAAACCGTTATTCTGGGTACAAAAGACGGGTTGGTATATTTTCCGGATTCCTTAATTGAAGAGAAACGGAAAGCACCGGAATTATTTCTCGACCTTATTCATACGGATTCAGACACCTTCGGAATAGAAGAGGAAATTCATCTCCCCTACAATTTCAATAATCTTACTATAGAATTTACAGGGATACATTATTCCTCCAGAAAAGATTTAAAATTTAAATACCGGGTAAAAGAACTGGATGAAAACTGGACCGTTACCAGTTATAACAATCCTCGCGCGATTTTCACTTCCCTTCCTGCCGGTAATTTTAATATCGAAATTATAGCAATGGATGAATCCGGACAGGAAAGTAAACAACTCACCATCCCATTGAGCGTAGAGTCACCCCTATGGCAAAAAGGTTGGTTTTATCTCTTAAGCTCCATATTTGCCATTGCCATTATTACCCTTATTTACTCGCTACGGATCCGGAGTCTGCGCAGAAAAAATGAGTTAGAGAAGAAATTAATTTCCTCTCAATTAACTGCATTAAAAGCGCAAATGAATCCGCATTTTATGTACAATGCCCTGAACTCGATTCAAGATTTAATGTTGTCGAACGACCATTTAGCATCTAACCGCTATCTTGGTCGATTCAGTCAGTTAATGCGCAAAATTCTCGACGCATCAGGAAAAGAATTTATCACAATAAAAGAGGAATGCTCCATATTGAATTTATACCTTGAGTTGGAAAAATTACGGTTTGGAGAAGAATTTAATTATGAAATAAATGTCGACTCCACCATCGACGATGAAGAAACGATGATTCCTCCCCTGATATTACAACCATATGTAGAGAACGCCATGAAACATGGATTGCTACATAAAAAAGGGGAAAAAGAATTAAAAATCCGGTTTTCGAAAAGCGATCATTTAATCTGCATTATTGAGGACAATGGCATCGGCCGAAAACGTTCGGATGAAATTAAGCAAAGGCACCATCATTCATTTGCCAGTGATGCAACGGAAAAAAGACTTGAGTTACTTAAAAATTACACCCGACAGGATTTTTCCATTGAAATAACAGACCTTTATGATAATGGTGCTGCTGCAGGTACGCTGGTAACCATTCATTTCCCGCATTAA
- a CDS encoding LytTR family DNA-binding domain-containing protein gives METLKAIIIDDEERARKTLSTLIREYVPEITVADMASNVPDGVLSINKHKPDVVFLDIEMPDYNGFELLNFFREIDFDIVFVTAYSEYALRAFEVSATDYILKPVEVDSIRATLEKIKNRNHRHGIKQKLEILKETVSSDEIKKIALPMGDGLLFVETAKIILIEADGAYSSVHVNDGSTLVVSKNLKFFEDILENKKNFYRPHRSHLINLNYIKKYHRGENNIIMDNQSSVSISRDKKNEFEGLLRDLHLSV, from the coding sequence ATGGAAACTTTAAAAGCCATCATCATCGACGACGAGGAAAGAGCGAGAAAAACATTGAGTACACTCATTCGGGAATATGTTCCGGAAATTACAGTGGCAGATATGGCTTCCAATGTTCCCGATGGCGTTTTATCCATTAACAAGCATAAACCGGATGTGGTATTTCTCGATATTGAAATGCCCGATTACAACGGTTTTGAATTACTGAATTTTTTCCGGGAAATCGATTTTGATATTGTTTTCGTAACGGCGTATTCGGAATATGCATTGCGCGCGTTCGAAGTGTCGGCCACCGATTATATTTTAAAGCCCGTAGAAGTTGATTCCATTCGCGCTACACTGGAAAAAATAAAAAACAGAAACCACCGGCATGGTATAAAACAAAAACTTGAAATTCTGAAAGAAACCGTTTCTTCAGATGAAATCAAAAAGATTGCACTCCCTATGGGGGATGGACTCCTATTTGTAGAAACCGCCAAAATAATATTAATAGAAGCCGATGGCGCCTATTCATCGGTTCATGTCAACGATGGCTCCACATTAGTGGTTAGCAAAAACCTGAAATTCTTTGAGGATATTCTCGAAAACAAAAAGAATTTTTACCGGCCTCACCGTTCACACCTGATCAACCTGAATTACATTAAAAAATATCACCGGGGTGAAAACAATATCATCATGGATAATCAGAGCAGCGTATCCATTTCGCGTGATAAGAAAAACGAATTCGAAGGACTACTCCGCGATTTACATTTATCCGTATAA